In Eptesicus fuscus isolate TK198812 chromosome 23, DD_ASM_mEF_20220401, whole genome shotgun sequence, one genomic interval encodes:
- the CHCHD10 gene encoding coiled-coil-helix-coiled-coil-helix domain-containing protein 10, mitochondrial isoform X1 translates to MPRGSRSVAARPASRPAAPAAHPPAHPPPSAAAPAPAPSGQPGLMAQMASTAAGVAVGSAVGHVMGSALTGAFSGGSSEPAQPAAQQQAPARASSQPLQMGPCAYEIKQFLDCSTTQRDLTLCEGFSEALKQCKYNHGLSSLP, encoded by the exons ATGCCCCGAGGGAGCCGCAGCGTGGCCGCCCGGCCGGCCAG CCGCCCTGCCGCACCTgctgcccacccgcccgcccACCCTCCGCCCTCGGCCGCCGCGCCGGCTCCCGCCCCGTCGGGCCAGCCCGGCTTGATGGCGCAGATGGCGTCCACGGCCGCTGGGGTAGCCGTGGGCTCGGCGGTAGGACATGTCATGGGCAGCGCCCTGACTGGAGCCTTCAGCGGGGGGAGCTCAGAGCCAGCCCAGCCTGCCGCtcagcag CAGGCCCCTGCCcgtgcctcctcccagcccctgcagaTGGGGCCCTGCGCCTATGAGATCAAGCAGTTCCTGGACTGCTCCACCACGCAGAGGGACCTGACCCTGTGTGAGGGCTTCAGCGAGGCCCTGAAGCAGTGCAAATACAACCACG gTCTGAGCTCCTTGCCCTGA
- the CHCHD10 gene encoding coiled-coil-helix-coiled-coil-helix domain-containing protein 10, mitochondrial isoform X2 — translation MPRGSRSVAARPASRPAAPAAHPPAHPPPSAAAPAPAPSGQPGLMAQMASTAAGVAVGSAVGHVMGSALTGAFSGGSSEPAQPAAQQAPARASSQPLQMGPCAYEIKQFLDCSTTQRDLTLCEGFSEALKQCKYNHGLSSLP, via the exons ATGCCCCGAGGGAGCCGCAGCGTGGCCGCCCGGCCGGCCAG CCGCCCTGCCGCACCTgctgcccacccgcccgcccACCCTCCGCCCTCGGCCGCCGCGCCGGCTCCCGCCCCGTCGGGCCAGCCCGGCTTGATGGCGCAGATGGCGTCCACGGCCGCTGGGGTAGCCGTGGGCTCGGCGGTAGGACATGTCATGGGCAGCGCCCTGACTGGAGCCTTCAGCGGGGGGAGCTCAGAGCCAGCCCAGCCTGCCGCtcagcag GCCCCTGCCcgtgcctcctcccagcccctgcagaTGGGGCCCTGCGCCTATGAGATCAAGCAGTTCCTGGACTGCTCCACCACGCAGAGGGACCTGACCCTGTGTGAGGGCTTCAGCGAGGCCCTGAAGCAGTGCAAATACAACCACG gTCTGAGCTCCTTGCCCTGA